The proteins below are encoded in one region of Oncorhynchus masou masou isolate Uvic2021 chromosome 15, UVic_Omas_1.1, whole genome shotgun sequence:
- the LOC135555845 gene encoding cell division cycle protein 27 homolog isoform X1: protein MTVLQEPVQAAVWHALNHYAYRDAVFLAERLYAEVHSEEALFLLATCYYRSGKAYKAYRLLKGHSCTTPQCKYLLAKCCVELSKLAEGEQILTGGVLNKQKSQEDIVTEFGDSACFTLSLLGQIYCKTDRLAKGSECYQKSLSMNPFLWSPFESLCQIGDRPDPEQIFRLTSLQFFSGGSGAPPLFPISPAHTPSHNMPHRQVDTVLMETPQDTLELNRLNLESSNSKYSSLNTDSTMSYIDSSVISPDTVGPLGTGSSLLSKQVQNKPKSGRSLLGGPAALSPLTPSFGILPLEPSPGDPLYLQNYSHSGSGMEPPPPGVPPKKSVARISQPGTKSVFAQSGNSREIIPISFNQTQTTAPPQTSTTPQVLSPTIAAPPNVQPRRSSRLFTSASSTAKENSKKLKMKFPTKIPNRKTKSKMGKGGITPSNLNESIEILKLDSSMTDGKVSMGSPQFQAFSLQKAAADGLMSLMRDIGRGYLALCSYNCKEAISILSQLPSHHYNTGWVLGQIGRAHFELAEYMQAERIFSEVRRIESYRVEGMEIYSTTLWHLQKDVALSALSKDLTDMDKNSPEAWCVAGNCFSLQREHDIAIKFFQRAIQVNPGFAYAYTLLGHEFVLTEELEKALACFRNAIRVNTRHYNAWYGLGMIYYKQEKFNLAEIHFKKALSINPQSSVLLCHIGVVQHALKKSDHALETLNRAINIDPKNPLCKFHRASILFANEKYKAALQELEELKQIVPKESLVYFLIGKVYKKLGQTHLALMNFSWAMDLDPKGANNQIKEAIDKRYLPDDEEPVTEDYPYDSAAEVEESQESSMTDADDTQLHTAESDEVL, encoded by the exons ATGACGGTGCTGCAGGAACCTGTTCAG GCTGCTGTTTGGCATGCACTAAACCACTATGCCTACAGAGATGCCGTGTTCCTGGCCGAGAGACTATATGCTGAAG TGCATTCGGAGGAGGCCCTCTTTCTATTAGCCACATGCTACTATCGTTCGGGAAAGGCCTACAAGGCATACCGCCTTCTCAAGGGGCACAGCTGCACAACGCCACAATGCAAATACCTCCTCGCCAAGTGCTGTGTGGAACTGAGCAA GCTTGCAGAGGGAGAGCAGATCCTGACAGGCGGGGTCCTGAACAAACAGAAGAGCCAGGAGGACATTGTCACAGAGTTTGGAGACTCTGCCTGTTTCACATTGTCCCTATTGGGGCAAATCTATTG CAAAACGGATCGTCTGGCCAAAGGTTCTGAATGTTATCAGAAGAGCCTGAGTATGAATCCTTTCCTGTGGTCTCCCTTTGAGTCCCTCTGTCAGATCG GCGATCGGCCGGACCCAGAGCAGATCTTCAGACTGACGTCCCTGCAGTTCTTTAGCGGTGGGAGTGGAGCCCCTCCCCTGTTCCCGATCAGCCCTGCCCACACACCAAGCCACAACATGCCCCACCGCCAGGTGGACACAGTGCTCATGGAGACGCCCCAGGACACCTTA GAATTAAACAGACTGAACCTGGAGTCTTCCAACTCAAAGTACTCGTCTCTGAACACAGACTCCACCATGTCCTACATCGACTCGTCTGTCATCTCCCCGGACACCGTAGGGCCTCTGGGTACAGGCAGCTCCCTGCTATCCAAACAAGTGCAGAACAAACCCAAGAGTGGGCGCAGTCTACTGGGGGGACCGGCAGCACTCAGCCCCCTAACACCCAG TTTTGGAATCTTGCCCCTGGAGCCCAGCCCAGGGGACCCCTTGTATCTGCAGAACTACTCTCACAGTGGCTCAGGGATGGAGCCACCCCCTCCCGGAGTCCCACCAAAGAAG TCTGTAGCGAGAATCAGCCAGCCGGGGACAAAGTCGGTGTTTGCACAGAGTGGCAACAGCAGGGAGATCATCCCTATCTCCTTCAACCAGACTCAGACCACTGCCCCCCCACAGACCAG TACTACGCCTCAAGTGCTGAGCCCCACAATTGCTGCTCCCCCCAACGTGCAGCCCAGACGGAGCTCCAGACTCTTCACCAGTGCCAGCTCTACTGCCAAG GAGAATAGCAAGAAGCTGAAAATGAAGTTCCCCACCAAAATCCCCAACCGGAAGACCAAGTCAAAAATGGGCAAGGGAGGCatcaccccatccaacctgaacgAGAGCATTGAGATCCTCAAGCTGGACTCGTCCATGACAGACGGGAAAGTCAGTATGGGCTCTCCTCAGTTCCAGGCCTTCAGTCTGCAGAAGGCTGCTGCAG ATGGCCTGATGTCGCTGATGCGAGACATCGGCCGGGGGTACCTGGCCCTCTGCTCTTACAATTGTAAGGAGGCTATCAGCATCCTGAGCCAGCTGCCCTCCCATCACTACAATACAGGGTGGGTCCTGGGACAGATCGGCAGGGCCCACTTTGAACTGGCCGAATACATGCAG GCGGAGAGGATCTTCTCAGAGGTGCGGCGCATCGAGAGCTACCGGGTGGAGGGCATGGAGATTTACTCCACCACCCTTTGGCACTTGCAGAAGGACGTGGCCCTGTCGGCCCTGTCCAAAGACCTCACCGACATGGACAAGAATTCACCAGAG GCATGGTGCGTGGCTGGTAACTGTTTCAGTCTGCAGAGGGAGCATGACATTGCCATTAAGTTCTTCCAGCGTGCCATCCAGGTGAACCCGGGCTTTGCCTACGCCTACACGTTGCTAGGCCATGAGTTTGTCCTCACAGAGGAGCTGGAGAAGGCTCTGGCCTGCTTCCGTAATGCCATCAGAGTCAACACACGCCACTACAATGCCTG gtATGGCTTGGGGATGATCTACTATAAGCAGGAGAAATTCAACCTGGCAGAGATTCACTTCAAGAAGGCACTTAGCATCAACCCTCAGAGTTCTGTGCTCCTCTGCCACATCGGAGTG GTTCAGCATGCACTGAAGAAGTCTGACCATGCTTTAGAAACCCTGAATAGAGCGATCAACATAGACCCCAAGAACCCTCTATGCAAATTCCACAGGGCCTCCATCCTCTTCGCTAATGAAAAGTACAAG GCGGCTCTTCAAGAGTTGGAAGAGCTGAAACAAATAGTGCCCAAAGAGTCCCTTGTTTACTTTTTAATAGGAAAG GTGTATAAGAAGCTGGGCCAGACCCACTTGGCATTGATGAATTTCTCCTGGGCAATGGACCTGGATCCCAAAGGAGCCAACAATCAGATCAAAGAGGCCATAGACAAGAGGTACCTCCCTGACGACGAGGAGCCTGTCACTGAGGACTACCCCTATGACTCAG CAGCTGAGGTGGAGGAGTCGCAGGAGAGCAGTATGACcgatgcagatgacacacagctccACACTGCCGAGAGCGATGAGGTCCTGTAA
- the LOC135555845 gene encoding cell division cycle protein 27 homolog isoform X2, which translates to MTVLQEPVQAAVWHALNHYAYRDAVFLAERLYAEVHSEEALFLLATCYYRSGKAYKAYRLLKGHSCTTPQCKYLLAKCCVELSKLAEGEQILTGGVLNKQKSQEDIVTEFGDSACFTLSLLGQIYCKTDRLAKGSECYQKSLSMNPFLWSPFESLCQIGDRPDPEQIFRLTSLQFFSGGSGAPPLFPISPAHTPSHNMPHRQVDTVLMETPQDTLELNRLNLESSNSKYSSLNTDSTMSYIDSSVISPDTVGPLGTGSSLLSKQVQNKPKSGRSLLGGPAALSPLTPSFGILPLEPSPGDPLYLQNYSHSGSGMEPPPPGVPPKKSVARISQPGTKSVFAQSGNSREIIPISFNQTQTTAPPQTSTTPQVLSPTIAAPPNVQPRRSSRLFTSASSTAKENSKKLKMKFPTKIPNRKTKSKMGKGGITPSNLNESIEILKLDSSMTDGKVSMGSPQFQAFSLQKAAADGLMSLMRDIGRGYLALCSYNCKEAISILSQLPSHHYNTGWVLGQIGRAHFELAEYMQAERIFSEVRRIESYRVEGMEIYSTTLWHLQKDVALSALSKDLTDMDKNSPEAWCVAGNCFSLQREHDIAIKFFQRAIQVNPGFAYAYTLLGHEFVLTEELEKALACFRNAIRVNTRHYNAWYGLGMIYYKQEKFNLAEIHFKKALSINPQSSVLLCHIGVVQHALKKSDHALETLNRAINIDPKNPLCKFHRASILFANEKYKAALQELEELKQIVPKESLVYFLIGKVYKKLGQTHLALMNFSWAMDLDPKGANNQIKEAIDKRYLPDDEEPVTEDYPYDSAEVEESQESSMTDADDTQLHTAESDEVL; encoded by the exons ATGACGGTGCTGCAGGAACCTGTTCAG GCTGCTGTTTGGCATGCACTAAACCACTATGCCTACAGAGATGCCGTGTTCCTGGCCGAGAGACTATATGCTGAAG TGCATTCGGAGGAGGCCCTCTTTCTATTAGCCACATGCTACTATCGTTCGGGAAAGGCCTACAAGGCATACCGCCTTCTCAAGGGGCACAGCTGCACAACGCCACAATGCAAATACCTCCTCGCCAAGTGCTGTGTGGAACTGAGCAA GCTTGCAGAGGGAGAGCAGATCCTGACAGGCGGGGTCCTGAACAAACAGAAGAGCCAGGAGGACATTGTCACAGAGTTTGGAGACTCTGCCTGTTTCACATTGTCCCTATTGGGGCAAATCTATTG CAAAACGGATCGTCTGGCCAAAGGTTCTGAATGTTATCAGAAGAGCCTGAGTATGAATCCTTTCCTGTGGTCTCCCTTTGAGTCCCTCTGTCAGATCG GCGATCGGCCGGACCCAGAGCAGATCTTCAGACTGACGTCCCTGCAGTTCTTTAGCGGTGGGAGTGGAGCCCCTCCCCTGTTCCCGATCAGCCCTGCCCACACACCAAGCCACAACATGCCCCACCGCCAGGTGGACACAGTGCTCATGGAGACGCCCCAGGACACCTTA GAATTAAACAGACTGAACCTGGAGTCTTCCAACTCAAAGTACTCGTCTCTGAACACAGACTCCACCATGTCCTACATCGACTCGTCTGTCATCTCCCCGGACACCGTAGGGCCTCTGGGTACAGGCAGCTCCCTGCTATCCAAACAAGTGCAGAACAAACCCAAGAGTGGGCGCAGTCTACTGGGGGGACCGGCAGCACTCAGCCCCCTAACACCCAG TTTTGGAATCTTGCCCCTGGAGCCCAGCCCAGGGGACCCCTTGTATCTGCAGAACTACTCTCACAGTGGCTCAGGGATGGAGCCACCCCCTCCCGGAGTCCCACCAAAGAAG TCTGTAGCGAGAATCAGCCAGCCGGGGACAAAGTCGGTGTTTGCACAGAGTGGCAACAGCAGGGAGATCATCCCTATCTCCTTCAACCAGACTCAGACCACTGCCCCCCCACAGACCAG TACTACGCCTCAAGTGCTGAGCCCCACAATTGCTGCTCCCCCCAACGTGCAGCCCAGACGGAGCTCCAGACTCTTCACCAGTGCCAGCTCTACTGCCAAG GAGAATAGCAAGAAGCTGAAAATGAAGTTCCCCACCAAAATCCCCAACCGGAAGACCAAGTCAAAAATGGGCAAGGGAGGCatcaccccatccaacctgaacgAGAGCATTGAGATCCTCAAGCTGGACTCGTCCATGACAGACGGGAAAGTCAGTATGGGCTCTCCTCAGTTCCAGGCCTTCAGTCTGCAGAAGGCTGCTGCAG ATGGCCTGATGTCGCTGATGCGAGACATCGGCCGGGGGTACCTGGCCCTCTGCTCTTACAATTGTAAGGAGGCTATCAGCATCCTGAGCCAGCTGCCCTCCCATCACTACAATACAGGGTGGGTCCTGGGACAGATCGGCAGGGCCCACTTTGAACTGGCCGAATACATGCAG GCGGAGAGGATCTTCTCAGAGGTGCGGCGCATCGAGAGCTACCGGGTGGAGGGCATGGAGATTTACTCCACCACCCTTTGGCACTTGCAGAAGGACGTGGCCCTGTCGGCCCTGTCCAAAGACCTCACCGACATGGACAAGAATTCACCAGAG GCATGGTGCGTGGCTGGTAACTGTTTCAGTCTGCAGAGGGAGCATGACATTGCCATTAAGTTCTTCCAGCGTGCCATCCAGGTGAACCCGGGCTTTGCCTACGCCTACACGTTGCTAGGCCATGAGTTTGTCCTCACAGAGGAGCTGGAGAAGGCTCTGGCCTGCTTCCGTAATGCCATCAGAGTCAACACACGCCACTACAATGCCTG gtATGGCTTGGGGATGATCTACTATAAGCAGGAGAAATTCAACCTGGCAGAGATTCACTTCAAGAAGGCACTTAGCATCAACCCTCAGAGTTCTGTGCTCCTCTGCCACATCGGAGTG GTTCAGCATGCACTGAAGAAGTCTGACCATGCTTTAGAAACCCTGAATAGAGCGATCAACATAGACCCCAAGAACCCTCTATGCAAATTCCACAGGGCCTCCATCCTCTTCGCTAATGAAAAGTACAAG GCGGCTCTTCAAGAGTTGGAAGAGCTGAAACAAATAGTGCCCAAAGAGTCCCTTGTTTACTTTTTAATAGGAAAG GTGTATAAGAAGCTGGGCCAGACCCACTTGGCATTGATGAATTTCTCCTGGGCAATGGACCTGGATCCCAAAGGAGCCAACAATCAGATCAAAGAGGCCATAGACAAGAGGTACCTCCCTGACGACGAGGAGCCTGTCACTGAGGACTACCCCTATGACTCAG CTGAGGTGGAGGAGTCGCAGGAGAGCAGTATGACcgatgcagatgacacacagctccACACTGCCGAGAGCGATGAGGTCCTGTAA